The Argopecten irradians isolate NY chromosome 6, Ai_NY, whole genome shotgun sequence genome has a window encoding:
- the LOC138325232 gene encoding uncharacterized protein isoform X2: MVCTYKGDTTDNSSQNLVIEHRKGRNSFILTSQPVNSSSIRILIPSVQSADSGTYVCSFPPDSESISFLQVGYRPSPPKDIYCFSSDHLDMNCTVTLSDRDAQSRLGYNVTVDFQTDGSTEWQQCPQYDVQYRSCYWKSPAYSDSFGLDFLRTFSLLDSYRIRVRVRNILGTNQVVRTIDNTSTIVKISKLYKFEVSNITSRAASLSWKLPDDLLPRTFVIDFVINYSSRWKAIPEAILYSNKFIMATELRGLVPYTRYNVTIRARSQMVTDDRKWSPTESLSFTTNKDAPSAAPRYTVGGYFLPGRFLNSTGEGCALQIYTKPLSTRRQNGPLSDLYYTVSTSGETKQQLISRPLTTLSLNENDCWGTGPYSVVIQACMEGISCSQKQTDIHIPPLNQVYELPYATEVIAEGFGDTTVKVSWMMEEEFKPHITGVTVFWCRGNTELHICKSDLSWEELSGVVTETWVNLTQSSYRDWMFAVSFITHNGDSGGMVFEDCQFRYIDIDLEETSQRNLDTPFESVKPTFNLLRREDGTKQIDIVSLTFRYCDVQFLYRKPEVYEVFYKVTTRESADGCSDGAESLNVTATSRVQEIVLPDLDPNSLYSVCMRIHTSVGNSELSDV, translated from the exons ATGGTATGTACATACAAAGGAGACACCACGGACAACTCGTCACAAAATCTTGTGATAGAACATCGcaagggacgaaatagtttcaTCTTAACGTCGCAGCCAGTCAACTCGTCCTCCATTCGGATACTGATTCCAAGTGTCCAGTCTGCCGACAGTGGGACGTACGTGTGCAGTTTTCCTCCTGACTCCGAATCCATCAGTTTTCTACAGGTTGGAT ATCGGCCATCACCTCCGAAAGATATATACTGTTTCTCATCAGATCATCTTGATATGAACTGCACCGTGACTTTATCAGACAGGGATGCACAGTCTAGACTTGGATACAATGTCACGGTAGACTTTCAGACAGATGG ATCCACAGAGTGGCAGCAATGTCCCCAATATGATGTCCAGTACCGTTCCTGTTACTGGAAATCTCCAGCTTACTCGGATAGCTTTGGGTTGGATTTCCTTAGAACCTTCAGCTTGCTGGACAGTTATCGAATCAGAGTGCGAGTGAGGAACATACTCGGGACTAACCAGGTCGTCCGTACCATTGATAATACCTCCACGATTG tAAAAATATCAAAGCTGTACAAGTTTGAAGTATCCAACATTACCAGCAGAGCGGCATCGCTGTCCTGGAAATTACCGGACGACCTCCTTCCAAGGACATTCGTCATCGACTTCGTCATCAATTATTCGTCAAGATGGAAGGCCATTCCAGAAGCG ATTTTATACAGTAACAAGTTCATAATGGCAACAGAGTTACGTGGTCTAGTCCCATACACACGCTATAACGTAACTATCCGCGCCAGAAGCCAAATGGTGACAGACGACAGGAAGTGGAGTCCGACAGAGAGCCTCTCTTTCACTACCAATAAAGACG CACCAAGTGCGGCCCCGCGTTATACAGTTGGCGGGTATTTTCTGCCGGGACGTTTCCTCAACAGTACAGGCGAAGGATGTGCCTTACAAATCTATACCAAG CCCCTGTCGACGAGGAGACAGAATGGACCTCTATCTGACCTATATTACACAGTGTCCACTTCGGGAGAAACAAAGCAACAGTTGATTTCTCGTCCTTTAACAACGCTCTCGCTCAACGAAAACGATTGCTGGGGAACTGGGCCTTATAGTGTAGTCATTCAGGCGTGTATGGAAGGGATATCATGCTCACAGAAGCAAACAGACATACATATTCCACCTCTAAACCAAGTCTATG AATTACCGTACGCTACAGAAGTCATAGCAGAAGGGTTTGGTGACACAACAGTAAAGGTATCCTGGATGATGGAAGAAGAGTTTAAACCACACATCACTGGAGTTACTGTATTTTGGTGTAGAGGAAACACGGAGCTTCACATCTGTAAG AGCGATTTGTCGTGGGAGGAGTTATCAGGAGTCGTTACAGAGACATGGGTCAATCTCACCCAGTCTAGCTACCGTGACTGGATGTTTGCTGTATCCTTCATCACTCACAATGGTGACAGCGGTGGGATGGTGTTTGAGGACTGCCAGTTTcgttatatagatatagatCTGGAGGAGACGTCACAGCGGAATTTGGACACCCCTTTCG AATCGGTGAAGCCGACATTCAACCTTTTGAGGCGTGAAGATGGGACGAAACAAATAGATATCGTGTCCTTGACCTTTCGTTACTGTGACGTGCAATTTCTCTACCGCAAACCGGAAGTGTATGAAGTATTTTACAAAGTAACAACAAGGGAGAGCGCCGATGGATGTAGCGACG